The stretch of DNA CAGCAGATGAAAATGCTGGTAAATCTAGCTCTCCAACTCCACTATCTCAACCGCAAACTCCATCAACTACACCTTTAGTATTGGTGGAAACGGCATTTTTAGCCAGTACTGCCAGCTTAATTTGGTTAGTGAATTTTTACTTTCCTTTAGGCCCCGTACTGCGAATTTTCTTTCCAGTCCCAATAGCTTTAGTTTACCTGCGTTGGGGAGCCAGAGCCGCTTGGATGTCGGCTTTGGTTTCTGGTTTACTGTTATCAGTATTGATGGGACCACCGCGCAGTATTCAGTTTTTGATGCCTTTTGGTTTGTTGGGTGTACTTCTGGGTGCTTGTTGGCGACGCAGAACTAATTGGGCAGTATCCATTTTTTTAGGGTCACTTTTAGGCAGTATTGGTTTCTTTTTCCGTTTTTGGCTGCTTTCAATCCTTTTAGGCGAAGACCTCTGGGTTTATGGTATTACTCAAGTCACAAATTTTTTAGATTGGGTATTCCTGAAACTGGGGTTATTGATAGAGCCGAGTATATTTTTGATTAATATCATTGCGATCGCAATGGTCTTCTTCAGCAACATAGCCTACCTATTCGTCGTCCATCTAGCTTCCTGGCTACTACTACAACGCTTAGGCAACCCCATCCCCGATCCCCCCCATTGGGTGCAGGTGATTTTGGATTATGAAGACTAGCTATGGGGAGATGGGGAAAGGGGAAAGGGGGG from Phormidium ambiguum IAM M-71 encodes:
- a CDS encoding DUF2232 domain-containing protein, yielding MNESFKDPADENAGKSSSPTPLSQPQTPSTTPLVLVETAFLASTASLIWLVNFYFPLGPVLRIFFPVPIALVYLRWGARAAWMSALVSGLLLSVLMGPPRSIQFLMPFGLLGVLLGACWRRRTNWAVSIFLGSLLGSIGFFFRFWLLSILLGEDLWVYGITQVTNFLDWVFLKLGLLIEPSIFLINIIAIAMVFFSNIAYLFVVHLASWLLLQRLGNPIPDPPHWVQVILDYED